A segment of the Candidatus Methylacidithermus pantelleriae genome:
TTTCTTATCTGGTGTAGGTTTTTGCTACAAGAAAAGCTATTCCTGCCCAGTTCGAAGAAAGCGGGATAGGCTGTCCAACGGGTTGGCTCATGGAAAAAGGATTTCTTATCGCTCGCCATTATCGGACGGGGAAACCGGTCCGGCTGACGTGGGAAAAGGGCGTATTGGACTCCCTGGAAGAGCTTAGGGAGACCCCTTCTTCTCTGCCCTGGGTAGCCCCAGGTTTGGTGGACGTCCAGCTCAATGGGTTTGCAGGAATCGACTTTAATTCAGAGGACCTTACGCAGGAAGCATGGGATTACGCGCAACAAAGGATCCAGGAAACAGGCTGCGTGTACTTTCTTGCAACTGTTGTCACGGCTCCCAAGGAAACCTATGCCAGGCGGTTGCGGTTGCTGGAGAGCTTTCGGCAAAAGGGCCTGGACGGGTGCATCGGCTTCCATTTGGAAGGGCCTTTTCTTAATCCCGGGGGAGGATATCGCGGGGTTCATAACCCCGCCTATATGAGCTTGCTCGACGAACATTGGCTGGAAGATGTGACGCGGGCAAGCTCCGGAGCCGTGCGCCTGATCACGGTGGCTCCGGAGTGTGGCAACGGGGTTTCTTTTATCGTCCGGGCACGAAGACTCGGTGTGCGAGTGGCCCTCGGTCATTCTGCATCCGATTCCAAGGTCCTTATGGCAGCGGTGCAGGCAGGGGCTCTCCTTTGGACTCATTTCGGAAATGGCTTGCCCCATCTCCTTCCCAAGTGGGATCCTACTTTTTGGGGCGTCTTAGCCTGCGGTCCTCCCTTTGTCAGCCTGATCCCGGATGGTTTCCACATCCCTCCGGAAGCTTTTAAAGTTTTGGTGCGTTTGTTGGGTGTGCGCTTGATTCTTACTACGGATGCGACGGCGGCTGCCGAGGCCAAGCCTGGTACCTACCGGCTAGGAGAGTTGAAGATCGAACGTGGCGCTGATGGGATCGCACGTTCTCCTGATGGAAAGCTAGCTGGCTCGAGCCTGTGTCCTTTTTTCGCCGTTTTTCGGGCTGCAGACCTTTCTGGGTTACCGTGGCCCTGGTTGTGGGACGCCTATTCGATTCGGCCGGCGAGTCTTCTGGGCATGATTCATGATTTGCGAGTGGGATGTCGGGCAAGCTTTTGCGTGTTTGAGGTGGAGCCGGTTCCGCGCTTGGCGGCTGTTTTTGTTAATGGGGAGAGAAAAGTAGGCTAGCTCCGTGTCCTATTCTTTCGAGGGGGGTTCAAGTCGATGGACGAGCTGAGAGACAAGGAGAGGCAGGCGGCCGGGGGGCTCACGCCAGAGGAGCAAGAGGAGGTACGAAGGCAATTGGGAAGAGAGCCCAACGAGGTGGAATGGGCGCTTTTCTCGGTGTTATGGAGCGAGCATTGCTCCTACAAAACCTCTAAACCTCTGCTTCGCGGGCTACCACGTCAAGGGAAGGGGGTTCTTGCAGGGGCGGGAGAAGAAAATGCGGGCGTCTTGGAGCTAGGGGACGGCTGGGCTGTGGTCTTTAAGATCGAATCCCACAACCATCCCAGTGCCGTGGAACCCTTTCAAGGAGCTGCTACGGGTGTGGGTGGGATTATCCGGGATATTCTGGCGATGGGAGCTCGGCCGATTGCTTTAATGGATTCCCTGCGGGTGGGTGAGCTTCGAGGCGACTCAAAGGAGGCGCAAAGAAATCGCCGTTTGCTCGAGGGAATTGTCGCGGGTATTGCCCACTACGGAAATCTTGTGGGGATTCCTACCGTGGGTGGAGAGTTAGCCTGTCATCCTTCCTACGGCAGGAATCCCCTGGTCAACGTGCTCTGTGTCGGCGTGGTACCCACGGACCGCCTGGTTCGTAGCCGTGCTTCCGGTTTGGGTAACCCCGTGTACTACGCTGGGGCACCGACGGGCCGTGACGGGCTGGGTGGCGCTGCTTTTGCGTCCCGTCAGCTCTCCGGGGGACGGGCAGCGGATCTTCCCAGTGTTCAGGTGGGGGACCCGTTTGTGGGCAAGCTTTTGGTAGAGGCTTGCCTCGAGTTGGTCTGGAACACAGAGAGCGTAGTCGCAATGCAGGACATGGGCGCCGCGGGTTTAGCGTGTGCTGCGGCGGAGATGGCGGCACGGGGCGGGGTTGGGGTGGAACTTTTTCTTGATCGAGTCCCGCTTCGCCAGCCCGGCCTAGAACCGTGGGAAATTCTTCTGTCGGAGTCTCAAGAAAGAATGCTTTTGGTGGTTCGCCAAGGACGTGAGGAAGAAGTGGAGCGCGTGTTTTCGCGATGGGGACTTCGGGCGGTTTGCGTGGGGAGGGTAGTGCCGGATCCTGTTCTTCGTGTTTGGTATAAGGGAACGATTTGTGTCTCGGTACCCCCAAGAGCCCTTACGGATGGGGTGCCCCTGCGGGATCCAGCCTCGATGGAATATCAGTGGACACGTAACAAGCGTACCCTTTCCCTAGCGTCTTCCGAGATCTTCCCGGAACCCTCGGATTATCATTCTGCCTGCTTGCGCCTCCTCTCCCATCCGGAAGCCAGTGCCAAGAGGTGGATTTTTGAGCAGTATGATTGGATGGTCGGGCTTGCCCTCGCGGGTCAACCGGGAGCCGATGCAGCCATTTTGCGGATTCCTGTAGGGCAAGGACGATGGAGATGGGTTGCCGTAACGTGCGATGGGAATGGTCGATACTGCAAGGTCGACCCTCGCGAAGGGGCCAAGGCCACCGTGGCGGAAGCGCTGCGAAATCTCGCTATGGTTGGGGCTGTCCCGCTGGGGATTACCGACAACCTGAATTTGGGAGATCCTGACCGTGGTGCTTCGTACTGGGAGCTTGTCCAAGTCATTGAGGGAATGGGAGAGGCTTGTCGATTCTTTCGCGTGCCGGTCACCGGCGGTAATGTAAGTCTCTATAACGAAACAGAAGCCGGCCCTATTGTGCCGACCCCGGTGATTGGAGCCGTGGGGGAAATTCCCTTTCCCCAGAGAATCCCGAAAGCTGGATTGGGAAGGCCAGGGGATTACGTTGTCCTTTTGGGAGGATGGGGCGAGGGGCTGGGTGGATCTTTATTCGCGCAGGAGTTCCACGGGGATCTAGGAGGGGCTTTGCCCCCCGTGGACCTAGAAAAGGAAAAGAAATTGCATGAGCTTGTCCGGGATCTCCTCTGGAAGGGACTTCTCCAAGGAGTGCATGATCTTTCGGATGGGGGTTTGTGGGTGAGCTTGGTGGAAGGTTGTTTGCGGGCTTCCCCAAGGGTGGGAGCCCGGATCAGGATCCCGTTGTCGGCGGGCCCTCTGCATCAGGTACTTTTTAATGAAGCGGGGGCAAGGGCTTTGGCCGGGGTCGGCCGAAAGGATCTTCCGAGGGTGGAAGAGGAGGCTTCACGGGCAGGGGTAAGTTTCTGGATCCTGGGAGAGCTTGCGGGGGAAGAGCAAATCGTTGTCACCAGGGAGGACGGAAACTCTGTCACTTGGACGTTGGAAGAGCTGGAAGAGGCCTGGGAAGGGGGGCTTCCCTTGTGCATGGAAAAGAAAGCAGAGGAAGGAGAGAAAAGAGAGGGAGGTGACCAAGCTTAGAAGTGTGCACTCGGCGCTCCCTCGAAAGGAAAGCTCCCGACGAGACAAAAACGACGGTGGAGTAAAAAACTACTGTTCGGGCAGGCTTACTGGAGATGGGAAGTAAGAAGGAATATTCCCTTTTGATGGGATTTTATGGGGAAAACAAGCCGTTAAAAGGGAGCACCTGAACAAGCTCACCTTCGGGTAGGTGAGTTTTCTCCTCGGGGATTACGACCAGGCAGTCTGCGCTAGCGACCGAGCTAAGGGCAAAGGAACTAAGGGGTCCGACGAGACTCACCGTCGGTTGTCCCAGAGGATCCACAAAGAGTCGTCCTCGCAGATATTCGGTTCTTCCAGGACGGCGAGAAAAAGCGTTGGCGATTCGTGCCCATAACGGGCAGAGCCCGACTTGACGGCGTCCCCGCATTTGCTCAAGAGCCGGGCGAACAAAGACGCAGAAGCTAACAAAACTAGAAACAGGATTTCCCGGTAACCCAAAGAAGACACTCTCCCCGATCCAACCAAAAGCCAATGGTCGGCCAGGTTTGATGGCGATCTGAGCGAACTCAAGCCTTCCCAGCGTGGTAAGGATAGTCCGAACCCAATCCTTTTCGCCTACGGAAACGCCCCCCGTGGTGAGAATGAGATCAGCCTGGGAAGAAGCAGTTCGGAGTTTCTGGAGAAGCTCGTCGGGGTGATCCGGGAGCCGGCCTACTTCCAGAGGTTGAACACCCAAGGTCTGAAGGAGGGCCACAAGGAGCGGGCGGTTACTGTCGTAGAGTTCTCCCGGTTCCAAAGGCTCGCCCGGCTCCTTGAGCTCGTCCCCAGTTGAATAGAGACACACACGGACGTTCCGAAAGACCTGCACTTCCTGGATACCCAGAGAGGCCAGTACTCCGAGCTGGGGAGGACCCAGTTCCGTCCCTGCTTCCAAGACAAGAGCGCCTTGGGTGATATCCTCATTGGGAGGACGGACGTTTTGTCCTCGACGGAGTCCGGGGGGGATCCAAACACTCCCTTCCGGTTCTACGGTCACCACTTCCTGCATGATCACCGTGTCGGTTCCTTTGGGGAGAAGGGCGCCTGTCATGATCCGCACGCACTCTCCCCGGCTGGGAGAACCTCGAAAGGGTGCTCCTGCAAAGGAAGATCCCGCCACGCGAAACCTTTTTGGTTCGTCCTGGGGAAGGTCCTCGCCTGCCAGCGCATATCCGTCCATGGCAGCGCTCCAGAACCCGGGGACATCTCTGGGGGCAAAAATACTTTGGGCAAGGACCCGGCCAAGAGCGTTTTCCAGGCAGACCCGTTCCGTTTCCTTGGGGCGAGGCACGCTGGCAAGAATCCGAGAAACCGCTTCTTGGACGGTAAGAAGCGTGCTAGCCATGGCCTTTGTCGTTCCCTTGGATTCGCCCAGGTGGGCTTTCAGTCAACCCAGGAGGCAATACCCGACCAGGGCGGTAAGCGCTTTTGGCTCTTTGCCTAGGAAAGTTTTTCATCGGTTGGCTCAAACACATCCATAACACATGCCGTCCGGTCGTCGGTCCCTCCCCGCTCCCGTGCGATCCGAACGAGTTTCTCGGCGGCGGCAAGAGGTGAATCGTCCGTCAAAAGAAACGTCGCTTCTTTCACAGCAAGCCAAGGGTAGATGCCATCAGTTACCAGAATCAGGCGAAAGGGGGGCTCAATGGAAAGAGAGTCAATATCCGGAGCTGCCTCATGCATGGGGCTCAAACAGCGAGTGAGCACGTGCCGGCACCCCGAGAGCTCCTCTCGAGAAAAGAGCGGCGTACCGGTCTTTTCTAGCTCCGACGCCAGTGTGTGATCCTCGGTCAAAAGCTTACACTCTTTCCCCTTCACCACATACAGCCGGCAATCCCCCACGTGTCCAAAGTAGGCCTGCCGGTTTTCTAGCCACACCAGCGTTAGTGTGGTGCCCATCCCCCGCACGGCAGGATCGTGTTTCGCTTCCTCGTTCAGAGCCCGCCAAGCTCCAAGAAAAGCTTGGGCCAACCGCTCCCTGGGAGAAACCGTCTCGCTTTGCCCCGCCAGCGTTTGAAGCGCGGCCCCTAACGCAAGCCAGCTGGCCCTCTCTCCTGCTTTATGCCCTCCCATCCCATCGGCAATCCCCACGCCGATCGAAAGTTCCCCAGCCCAAACCCAGCCCGAAACATCTTGGTTGGGGGCTGGACGATTTCCCTTCTCGCTGACGATGCCCAGATGAAAAAACGATCCCCTTTGCTCCTCAGCAGCGTCTCGGACGAGAACCGGCACGGGGCGGCGAGGGAGAGAATCCTCCTTCATATTTAGCGCTTACGGCCAGACCCTTTCTGGGAAGGCTTAGTCCGTTGGGCTTGGTTTGCTTGTCCCAAAAGGAAACGCGTGATTAGGCTTACGCCAAAACCCGTGGGTCCTTTTTCAAGATAGGCAACTTCTTTGGTTATCCAGGCGGGGCCGGCAATGTCCAGGTGGACCCACCGGGTGTCCCCGACCCATTTTTGGAGAAAGGCGGCAGCCGTACAGGCGCCTCCTTCCTTACCTCCGACGTTTTTCACCAGGGCAATGTCACTTTTGATCTGTTCATCGAATTCCTCGCCCAGGGGAAGCGGCCAGACCGGGTTATTGACTTCTTCGCCCAATGACCAGAAAGCTTCGCGAAGCTCCCGATCCGGTGTGAACAACCCAGCTTTTTCTTTCCCCAATGCCACGATGCAAGCCCCTGTGAGGGTAGCGAGGTCGATGATAAGGCTCGGACGAAATTCTTTCTTCACATAGGCAATGGCGTCGGCCAGTACGATTCTTCCCTCCGCATCCGTATTGAGAACTTCAATCGTGTTACCGTCATAGGTCCGAATAATATCGCCCGGCCGATACGCGGAAGGACCAGGTAAGTTTTCGGCGGCCGCAAGCACGCCGACAACACGCGTGGGAAGCTGCAGACGACTCGCCGCGCAAAGGATCCCCAGCACGGCGCAACCCCCCATTTTATCAAATTTCATTTCATCCATCCGCTCCCCAGGTTTAAGGGAAATTCCCCCGCTATCAAACGTGATGGCCTTGCCTACCAGGGCGATGGGGGGACGCCCGGGGTCTTTTCCGGAATATTCTAACAGGATGAGTCTGGGGCCGTGGACCGACCCGCTGCCCACTGCGAGCAGCCCTCCAAAACCCTTTTCCTCAAGTTCCCTAGGCTCAAAGACCCGGCAAGAAAGTCCGTATTCTTTGGCCAGCTGATGGGCACGCTCTGCCAGAGCTTCCGGAAAGATGACGTTCCCCGGCTCATTTCCAAGATCCCTCACAAGATTGGTGGCCTCGGCAACCAGCTGGCCTAGTTTAGCTTTTTCTTTTGCCTCCCTCCTTAAACGAGGTGCTATGCACAGCCACAACTGGCGCAACCCCGTTCGGGATCGAAGCGTTTCCGGTTTATAACGCTCGAAGCGATAGGCCCCCAAAAGGGCCCCTTCGACGATTGCGTCCAAGTGGTCTTCCCATTCTTGAGCAAGGATCGAAATTTGCTCTGCGCCAATTTTTACGAGGCTACGAACGGCCGCGCCGCTGGCCTTGCGCAAGATAGCGGGTCCGATACTCTCCTGAGGCCCCAGCCCGACGTAAAGACGACGTCGGCCGCCCTCGCGCAAAAGAAGGGTTGAAAGCTTTTTCCCTCGAAACTCCTCCTCGGGGATATCCGAAGAAACTCTCTTACCCTCAGGCACAAATTCCACAAGATCCCCGCTTGCCGGCGGCTCTGGAACCACTTCCACCGAAATCTTGGGAACTTCACCCATTGTGCGAGAAGCACTCCTTGCAACGACTCACCTGCTAAAGAGCTTTTATCGGCCAGGTCTTCGGAATCAGGGAATCCACTCGGATTCCTCGAAACTCATAAAGCCTTCGAATCGTCTCTTCAATGACGTTATTAGGACAGGATGCACCGGCTGTAATACCGATCGTTACCTCTTGATCCGGCAGCCAGTCTTCCGTGATCACTTCCTGGCGCTTCGAAAGATCCCAATGCAAGATCCGCTGGGGAGAGAGTAATTTTTCCGCATTTTTAATAAAGTACGTAGGCAGACGGCTCACACCCATTTCGGCTAGGTGCGAGGTGTTGCTAGAATTATATCCGCCCACAACAATCAAAAGATCGAGCTTTTCATGACGGAGAAGCTCCTCCAGAGCATCCTGCCGTTCCTGTGTGGCCCCGCAGATGGTATCGAAAGAACGAAAGTGCTGCGAAAGGTTTTCTTTGCCGTAACGATCTTCGATAGCTCGTTGGATTCTCCTTTGGACTTCCTCGGTTTCTCCCCGCATCATTGTCGTTTGATTGGCAACCCCAACCCGCTCCAGATGCCGATCCGGATCAAAGCCGGGCGATACTGCTCCTTCAAATTTTCGCAAAAACTCCTCCTTGTTCCCTCCGTACCGGATATAGTCGCAAACGTAGTCAGTTTCCTCTAAATCGTAGACAACCAAGTAGTGACCACCCCCGTCTTCACACACAGCCCGGGAAGCCGTGGCCTTGGTTTCTTCGTGCCAAGCTTTCCCATGGATGATGGAAGTAAAATTTTCTCTCCGGTACTGGCGTACTCGTTTCCATACGGTCATCACATCCCCGCACGTGGTATCGACCACTTGACAGCCAATTTCCTGGATCCGATGCATGGTTTGGATCTCCGCACCAAATGCCGGAATGATGACCACATCATCCCTGGTAAGCCCGCTAAGATCGTAGCGTCCCTCCACTTCCCGTAGTCGTTCAATCCCCATGGCTGTCAGCTGATCGTTGACTTCAGGGTTATGGATGATCTCACCAAGAAGAAAGATTCTCTTTCCTTGGAATACTTTCGCTGCGGCGTAGGCGAGGTCGATAGCTCGTTCGACGCCGTAGCAAAATCCAAACGCTTTGGCCAAGATCACGGTGATTCCACCCGCGCTCAAGCGATGACCACTGGCCCGCAAAAATTCCACAAGCGGACTGCGATAATGACTTTCAACCTGCGCTTGAACAACGCTCATGACCTGCGGTGTCCGCAGGTTGATCTTTTGGGGTTGCGTGGGGACTGCAGGCACAACGAATACTCTGTTCGTTCCCAAAGAGGAGTCAAAGCTCTTTTTTCCTTGTTTCTCTCTTGCCGGCTGGAAACCAGTGCCAGGTTGCCTCGTCTCCCAAACCTGGACGCTTTTTGCGAAAAACTACGGCTTGGTTGGAGAAGACGGGGAAGGGACTGGAGCCGCGGGGGTTGTTCCTCCGGCCGGAAGCGCTCCCACTTTCACCAGGTGATTGTGGATCACTTTCCACTGGATGACTCCCAGGACCAGGAAGGAAACAATCGCAATGATGAGAACGACCACGTCGGCGCCCCATTGCCTCAGGTACCGCTTCATAGATTCTCCCCAAACCATGCTCGTCTGCGGCGTTGCTTGCAACTGGATTACGCAGGTTGCTCCGGCGTTTTTCTTTGAATTCTTTCCAACCGGTTAAGCGCGGCAGGTATATCCCAACCGGTTTGTTGGAGAACTTCCGATGCCCGGGCGGCATCTATCCGAGCCAGGCGCGTTACCAGCCGGATCGCTCTCTGGCGCAATTTTTCACTCTGGGGAAGCATTCCCACCATAAGGTTGTCCCGAACCCGACCCAGCCGGATCATGGCAATGGTCGAAAACATATTGAGAGCCACTTTGGTCGCCGTCCCCGCCTTCAAGCGTGTGGAACCTGCAAGGATTTCCGCTCCCGTGGGCAGATCCACGCACACATCGGCGCTTGGGCAGGCAGGCCGGTTGGGGTTACAGGAGACCAAAATCACACTTGCCCCCTGGCGTTTCGCCTGGCGCAAGGCTTCCAGAACAAAAGGGGTGCGTCCGCTGGCGCTGATGCCGCAGACCACATCCGTACCCTTTACTTTCCGGTTCCGAATGGCCAAAGACCCTTCCCATCCATGGTCCTCGGCCCCTTCTTGACTCTTCCCAAAGGCCTGGCTTCCTCCTGCCAGAATGGCTTGAACCGTCAGCCGGCTTAGTCCGAAAGTGGGAGGGATTTCGCTGGCGTCAAGCACTCCCAGCCGTCCGCTCGTCCCCGCGCCTACATAGAATAAACGACCCCCAGCTAGAAGCTTGGCAGCAATGAGATCGGCGGCTTGGACAAGCTTTTCGCGCGCAGCCCGTAACGCTCGGAGAACCGCTTTTTCTTGGGAGAGGAATAGATCCACCAGTTCGGCAGTGGTCCGGCCTTCCAAGTTGCGTGACCGCGGGTTAGGTTGTTCAGTCGAGGCCCGGCTAAGGATCCTTGCCTCCACCGACGGATGCGCAAGGGAAGGCATGGCTACGATCAAAGGGGAGTGGCAAGCGCGCAGAGCAAGCCAGGCGGCTCCAACGCTTGCCGGCACGCGACAGAGGGTGACCGAAGCGCTCGGAGCCAGCGCCAGTAAAGCCTCCCGAAACGCTTGTTCATACAGGGGTTCGCCCTCAAAGAGACCTCCGGCTAGGGTTACCACCGGAGGATCAAGCGTAAGGCGGCGCGCAATCCTCCACGCTCGCAGCGCAAGCTCCCGAGCCGCTTTGAGGATCACCCGCCAGGCGGTTCCATTCCCTTGCCATGCCAATTGGAATACGAAGGGAGCTAACGCCGCCAGTTCCTTTTTGGGTTCCCTTGTGCGAAGGAAAAACCGCCGGGCCAGTTCCTCCGGGTTATTTTCGGAGCACACTCCCAGAAAGACTTCGAGCCCGTTCGGGAGCTTCCCGGAAAGATCATACTGGCGGTAGAAGCACTCCAATGTCCTGCGGGCTAGATCGTAGCCGCTTCCCACGTCTCCAAACCAGTGTCCCCAGCCACCCGCGCGTTCCCACCGATTTTCTTTCCGACCGGCGACGTGCGACCCGGTTCCGGAGAGCACAAGGATTCCATCCCGTTCTTGGTAGGCGGCCGCAAATGAGGCTTCCACATCATCTCCCACCAGGATGGTTTGAGCCGAGGGCCACACGGTTCGTAACAGGGTCGTAAGACGAACTCGCTCCGCTTCCGTACGACAGCCAGCAAAAAATCCCCCTACGCCGCCGATCGGCCAGCAGGCCACTCCTCGTGCAATGTGACGCAAAAGTTCTTCCAACTCGCTTGGCTCGGCCAGGAGGAAGTTTCCGGGTCCGGCTCGTCCCCCGGCAACCGTCTCGCCTTGGTTGTCTAGAACTACCCATTGAGTCTTGGTAGCTCCTCCGTCGATTCCGACTACAGAGAAAGCCCCCACAGTTAACCACTCCTTTTCGCTTTGTACCGGATGGGGTGCGGGTTATCGGCCATGCGTAAGCCAAAGCGAGCCTGCGGGCTTTTTCCTTTTCTTCTGAGCGAACCTAGCGGAAAAAGCTTCGTTAGCCCAAAGAAACGATGACCCGCTTGACTGTCTCCACAAGGGTCCTCTTTGTGGTTTTTCTTGGACGGCCGATTTTTCTCTTTTTGGCGCCGCCCGTGCTCGATAGCTTTTTTCTTCTAGAAAGGGTATGCGCAGGGGAAGAAAAAAGGGGGCTAAGAGATGACCCGCGAACAGGCAGTCCAGCGGCATCGGGAGCTCGCCGAACAAATCCGTCGGCATGATTATCTTTACTACGTTCTAGGCCAACCAGAAATTTCCGATGAAGCCTACGACGCCCTCTATCATGAATTGGTAGAGCTCGAAAAAAAGTTTCCGGAACTAATCACCCCCGATTCGCCCACCCAGCGGGTGGGCGGTCAGCCACTAGAAGAGTTTCGCCATGTGGAACATGCTGTTCCCATGTTGAGTTTGGATAATACCTATTCGGAAAGCGAGCTTTTGGAGTTTGTCGA
Coding sequences within it:
- a CDS encoding N-acetylglucosamine-6-phosphate deacetylase gives rise to the protein MEKGFLIARHYRTGKPVRLTWEKGVLDSLEELRETPSSLPWVAPGLVDVQLNGFAGIDFNSEDLTQEAWDYAQQRIQETGCVYFLATVVTAPKETYARRLRLLESFRQKGLDGCIGFHLEGPFLNPGGGYRGVHNPAYMSLLDEHWLEDVTRASSGAVRLITVAPECGNGVSFIVRARRLGVRVALGHSASDSKVLMAAVQAGALLWTHFGNGLPHLLPKWDPTFWGVLACGPPFVSLIPDGFHIPPEAFKVLVRLLGVRLILTTDATAAAEAKPGTYRLGELKIERGADGIARSPDGKLAGSSLCPFFAVFRAADLSGLPWPWLWDAYSIRPASLLGMIHDLRVGCRASFCVFEVEPVPRLAAVFVNGERKVG
- the purL gene encoding phosphoribosylformylglycinamidine synthase subunit PurL, with product MDELRDKERQAAGGLTPEEQEEVRRQLGREPNEVEWALFSVLWSEHCSYKTSKPLLRGLPRQGKGVLAGAGEENAGVLELGDGWAVVFKIESHNHPSAVEPFQGAATGVGGIIRDILAMGARPIALMDSLRVGELRGDSKEAQRNRRLLEGIVAGIAHYGNLVGIPTVGGELACHPSYGRNPLVNVLCVGVVPTDRLVRSRASGLGNPVYYAGAPTGRDGLGGAAFASRQLSGGRAADLPSVQVGDPFVGKLLVEACLELVWNTESVVAMQDMGAAGLACAAAEMAARGGVGVELFLDRVPLRQPGLEPWEILLSESQERMLLVVRQGREEEVERVFSRWGLRAVCVGRVVPDPVLRVWYKGTICVSVPPRALTDGVPLRDPASMEYQWTRNKRTLSLASSEIFPEPSDYHSACLRLLSHPEASAKRWIFEQYDWMVGLALAGQPGADAAILRIPVGQGRWRWVAVTCDGNGRYCKVDPREGAKATVAEALRNLAMVGAVPLGITDNLNLGDPDRGASYWELVQVIEGMGEACRFFRVPVTGGNVSLYNETEAGPIVPTPVIGAVGEIPFPQRIPKAGLGRPGDYVVLLGGWGEGLGGSLFAQEFHGDLGGALPPVDLEKEKKLHELVRDLLWKGLLQGVHDLSDGGLWVSLVEGCLRASPRVGARIRIPLSAGPLHQVLFNEAGARALAGVGRKDLPRVEEEASRAGVSFWILGELAGEEQIVVTREDGNSVTWTLEELEEAWEGGLPLCMEKKAEEGEKREGGDQA
- the moeA gene encoding molybdopterin molybdotransferase MoeA, encoding MASTLLTVQEAVSRILASVPRPKETERVCLENALGRVLAQSIFAPRDVPGFWSAAMDGYALAGEDLPQDEPKRFRVAGSSFAGAPFRGSPSRGECVRIMTGALLPKGTDTVIMQEVVTVEPEGSVWIPPGLRRGQNVRPPNEDITQGALVLEAGTELGPPQLGVLASLGIQEVQVFRNVRVCLYSTGDELKEPGEPLEPGELYDSNRPLLVALLQTLGVQPLEVGRLPDHPDELLQKLRTASSQADLILTTGGVSVGEKDWVRTILTTLGRLEFAQIAIKPGRPLAFGWIGESVFFGLPGNPVSSFVSFCVFVRPALEQMRGRRQVGLCPLWARIANAFSRRPGRTEYLRGRLFVDPLGQPTVSLVGPLSSFALSSVASADCLVVIPEEKTHLPEGELVQVLPFNGLFSP
- a CDS encoding PP2C family protein-serine/threonine phosphatase, with the translated sequence MKEDSLPRRPVPVLVRDAAEEQRGSFFHLGIVSEKGNRPAPNQDVSGWVWAGELSIGVGIADGMGGHKAGERASWLALGAALQTLAGQSETVSPRERLAQAFLGAWRALNEEAKHDPAVRGMGTTLTLVWLENRQAYFGHVGDCRLYVVKGKECKLLTEDHTLASELEKTGTPLFSREELSGCRHVLTRCLSPMHEAAPDIDSLSIEPPFRLILVTDGIYPWLAVKEATFLLTDDSPLAAAEKLVRIARERGGTDDRTACVMDVFEPTDEKLS
- a CDS encoding leucyl aminopeptidase; protein product: MGEVPKISVEVVPEPPASGDLVEFVPEGKRVSSDIPEEEFRGKKLSTLLLREGGRRRLYVGLGPQESIGPAILRKASGAAVRSLVKIGAEQISILAQEWEDHLDAIVEGALLGAYRFERYKPETLRSRTGLRQLWLCIAPRLRREAKEKAKLGQLVAEATNLVRDLGNEPGNVIFPEALAERAHQLAKEYGLSCRVFEPRELEEKGFGGLLAVGSGSVHGPRLILLEYSGKDPGRPPIALVGKAITFDSGGISLKPGERMDEMKFDKMGGCAVLGILCAASRLQLPTRVVGVLAAAENLPGPSAYRPGDIIRTYDGNTIEVLNTDAEGRIVLADAIAYVKKEFRPSLIIDLATLTGACIVALGKEKAGLFTPDRELREAFWSLGEEVNNPVWPLPLGEEFDEQIKSDIALVKNVGGKEGGACTAAAFLQKWVGDTRWVHLDIAGPAWITKEVAYLEKGPTGFGVSLITRFLLGQANQAQRTKPSQKGSGRKR
- a CDS encoding 4-hydroxy-3-methylbut-2-enyl diphosphate reductase, whose amino-acid sequence is MPAVPTQPQKINLRTPQVMSVVQAQVESHYRSPLVEFLRASGHRLSAGGITVILAKAFGFCYGVERAIDLAYAAAKVFQGKRIFLLGEIIHNPEVNDQLTAMGIERLREVEGRYDLSGLTRDDVVIIPAFGAEIQTMHRIQEIGCQVVDTTCGDVMTVWKRVRQYRRENFTSIIHGKAWHEETKATASRAVCEDGGGHYLVVYDLEETDYVCDYIRYGGNKEEFLRKFEGAVSPGFDPDRHLERVGVANQTTMMRGETEEVQRRIQRAIEDRYGKENLSQHFRSFDTICGATQERQDALEELLRHEKLDLLIVVGGYNSSNTSHLAEMGVSRLPTYFIKNAEKLLSPQRILHWDLSKRQEVITEDWLPDQEVTIGITAGASCPNNVIEETIRRLYEFRGIRVDSLIPKTWPIKAL
- a CDS encoding N-acetylmuramic acid 6-phosphate etherase; the encoded protein is MGAFSVVGIDGGATKTQWVVLDNQGETVAGGRAGPGNFLLAEPSELEELLRHIARGVACWPIGGVGGFFAGCRTEAERVRLTTLLRTVWPSAQTILVGDDVEASFAAAYQERDGILVLSGTGSHVAGRKENRWERAGGWGHWFGDVGSGYDLARRTLECFYRQYDLSGKLPNGLEVFLGVCSENNPEELARRFFLRTREPKKELAALAPFVFQLAWQGNGTAWRVILKAARELALRAWRIARRLTLDPPVVTLAGGLFEGEPLYEQAFREALLALAPSASVTLCRVPASVGAAWLALRACHSPLIVAMPSLAHPSVEARILSRASTEQPNPRSRNLEGRTTAELVDLFLSQEKAVLRALRAAREKLVQAADLIAAKLLAGGRLFYVGAGTSGRLGVLDASEIPPTFGLSRLTVQAILAGGSQAFGKSQEGAEDHGWEGSLAIRNRKVKGTDVVCGISASGRTPFVLEALRQAKRQGASVILVSCNPNRPACPSADVCVDLPTGAEILAGSTRLKAGTATKVALNMFSTIAMIRLGRVRDNLMVGMLPQSEKLRQRAIRLVTRLARIDAARASEVLQQTGWDIPAALNRLERIQRKTPEQPA